From a region of the Halanaerobium hydrogeniformans genome:
- a CDS encoding IS30 family transposase, with translation MCQSNCNTKRSKGKHLNFDDRKLIKHLYNVQEKNYTEIGEELNCHRTTISREIKKGEVELDNGDGTTRKEYVPEIAQKVYEFNNSNKGPDLKIDKNKELAEFIEEKIKELRSPAAVAKDIEESDKFEIQLHWKTIYNYIDKGVLNIDRSDLPHGNYKTGKDRPKESESTTRRKEGRTIRDRPEGADTREEFGHWEMDLVEGLKQKDEPALLVLTERQTRQEIIEKIPNKKAKSVVKGLDRIERRFGVVNFRETFKSITTDNGSEFADYEGIEQSYTGSSIPRTSLYYCDAYCSWQRGSNEVANKFIRRFLPKGTSFKGIKRKLIKKIQDFINTYPRKMFNYENSDKLFKEKLSFSV, from the coding sequence ATGTGTCAAAGTAATTGTAACACAAAACGAAGCAAAGGAAAACACCTGAATTTTGATGATCGCAAATTAATTAAACATTTATATAATGTCCAAGAAAAAAATTATACTGAAATAGGCGAAGAATTAAACTGCCATAGAACAACAATCAGTCGAGAAATAAAAAAAGGTGAGGTAGAACTTGATAATGGTGATGGAACAACCAGAAAAGAATATGTACCAGAGATAGCACAGAAAGTATATGAATTTAATAATTCGAATAAAGGCCCTGATTTAAAAATCGATAAAAATAAAGAGTTAGCAGAATTTATAGAAGAAAAAATCAAGGAATTAAGATCTCCTGCAGCAGTGGCAAAAGACATTGAAGAATCAGATAAATTTGAAATTCAATTACACTGGAAAACAATCTATAATTACATAGATAAAGGTGTTTTGAATATAGACAGAAGCGATCTCCCACATGGTAATTATAAAACTGGGAAAGACAGACCAAAAGAAAGTGAAAGCACTACGAGGCGTAAGGAAGGTCGTACAATTAGAGATAGGCCTGAAGGAGCTGATACCAGGGAGGAATTTGGGCATTGGGAGATGGACTTAGTAGAAGGGTTAAAACAAAAAGATGAACCTGCCTTACTAGTGCTGACAGAAAGACAAACTAGGCAGGAAATCATAGAAAAAATACCAAACAAAAAAGCAAAGTCAGTGGTAAAAGGACTTGATCGTATAGAAAGACGATTTGGGGTTGTTAATTTTAGGGAAACATTTAAATCGATTACTACAGACAACGGTTCAGAATTTGCAGATTATGAAGGTATAGAACAATCATATACAGGTAGCAGTATACCTAGAACTAGTTTGTATTATTGTGATGCATACTGTAGCTGGCAAAGGGGATCAAATGAAGTAGCTAATAAGTTTATCAGAAGATTTTTACCTAAAGGCACAAGTTTTAAAGGTATTAAGAGAAAACTGATAAAAAAGATTCAGGATTTTATAAATACTTATCCTAGAAAAATGTTTAACTATGAAAACTCAGATAAATTATTTAAAGAGAAATTAAGCTTTAGTGTCTAG
- a CDS encoding Eco57I restriction-modification methylase domain-containing protein has product MPGLFNKKILKSRIKNYSIDDIEEKIAKITSWQNSLSKIKGLNEKRLQSAFLKAIFEDVLGYKNTPQEAEWTLDIEATTDIDAKHPDGILGYFERVENEEIRGHEAVIELKGPQVSLDKDQKRKGSTYKSPVDQAFSYTNKLDKCQWVIVSNFMEIRLYKVGRSKEYYEVFLLDELDNIEEFKKFYYLLNKDNLISKTGESVTLKLSEKTIKKEENISVEFYNLYKNIRINLFEHLKEHNSEIEFELLLEKAQKFLDRIIFIAFCEDKGLLPNDLLHEAIQRGKESFSPSKTAVWDQIRGVFRSVDQGNPKYNINAYNGGLFEYDAELDGLFIGNDFFDAIYDISDYDFDSDLDVNILGHIFEQSISDIEKLKSDIQDDEFDKNESKRKKDGIYYTPKYITSYIVENAVGGYLEERKEELGYYKLPDIEEAGSAGWKTRYTDQHLEFYEKYEEKLKSIKVLDPACGSGAFLNQAFDYLLEEHKWLNKQRDLLKGGQSSIFALDAVQRDILKNNIFGVDLNEESVEITKLSLWLKTANKQKPLTNLDDNIKCGNSIIDDPEVAGDKAFKWEEEFEAIMAAGGFDVVVGNPPYVFARNQSFTDEQKRYYYDNYQLNTYQLNTFVIFMEKGFNLLNELGWFGYIIPNNWLTINSFKKLRKYVLRKMKNIQIINTHDEVFSDANVDSCISIFSKSGAKKIEVGKYNSEFPTLIKENSEFFLTNEDYIINISMVEKKNIKMILNKINKYSIKLSKFATVSTGLKAYQVGKGTPKQTENIKNNRIFHSNNKETEKHYPYLEGRDVKRYFVDWSGEYLKYGDFLAEPRYSIDFTKERILVRQIPSKPPYCINSVYIKDCYLNDINSMVIYDFKDEINPLYLLGILNSRLISFWFLNCIIKCTR; this is encoded by the coding sequence GTGCCAGGATTATTTAATAAGAAAATATTAAAGAGCAGAATAAAAAATTATTCCATTGATGATATAGAGGAGAAAATTGCTAAGATAACAAGTTGGCAGAATAGTTTAAGTAAAATCAAAGGCTTAAATGAAAAGAGGCTGCAAAGTGCTTTTCTTAAAGCAATTTTTGAGGATGTTTTAGGTTATAAAAATACACCTCAGGAAGCTGAATGGACACTTGATATTGAAGCTACTACTGATATTGATGCTAAACACCCTGACGGGATTCTTGGTTATTTTGAAAGAGTAGAGAATGAAGAGATAAGAGGTCATGAAGCTGTTATTGAATTGAAAGGGCCCCAGGTGTCATTAGATAAAGATCAGAAAAGAAAAGGATCTACTTATAAGTCTCCAGTAGATCAGGCATTCAGTTATACAAATAAACTGGATAAATGCCAGTGGGTAATTGTATCTAATTTTATGGAAATTAGATTATATAAAGTTGGTCGTAGCAAAGAATATTATGAAGTCTTCTTATTGGATGAGCTTGATAATATTGAAGAATTCAAAAAGTTTTATTACCTTTTAAATAAAGATAATTTAATATCTAAAACTGGAGAAAGTGTTACTTTAAAATTATCAGAAAAAACCATCAAGAAAGAAGAAAATATTTCTGTTGAATTTTATAACCTGTATAAAAACATCAGGATAAACTTATTTGAGCACTTAAAAGAACATAATAGTGAGATTGAATTTGAGCTGCTGTTAGAAAAAGCTCAGAAGTTTTTGGATAGAATTATTTTTATAGCCTTTTGTGAGGATAAGGGCCTGCTACCAAATGATTTATTGCATGAAGCGATACAAAGGGGCAAAGAGTCTTTTTCACCCAGCAAAACTGCTGTATGGGACCAAATTAGAGGTGTTTTCCGTTCTGTTGACCAGGGGAATCCTAAATATAACATTAATGCTTACAACGGTGGATTATTTGAATATGATGCCGAGCTAGATGGACTTTTTATTGGTAATGATTTTTTTGATGCTATTTATGATATCTCCGATTATGACTTTGACAGTGATCTTGATGTTAATATTCTTGGTCATATTTTTGAGCAGTCAATTAGTGATATAGAAAAATTGAAGTCCGATATTCAGGATGATGAGTTTGATAAAAATGAGTCAAAGAGGAAAAAAGATGGGATATATTATACCCCAAAATACATAACCAGTTATATTGTCGAAAATGCTGTAGGTGGATATTTAGAGGAGAGAAAAGAAGAATTAGGATATTATAAACTCCCAGATATTGAAGAGGCTGGGAGTGCTGGATGGAAAACTAGATATACTGATCAGCATTTAGAGTTTTATGAAAAATATGAGGAAAAACTTAAAAGTATTAAAGTATTAGATCCTGCTTGTGGTAGTGGGGCATTTTTGAATCAAGCGTTTGATTATTTATTAGAAGAGCATAAATGGCTTAATAAACAGAGAGATTTGCTCAAAGGTGGCCAGAGCAGTATTTTTGCCCTAGATGCAGTGCAACGGGATATTTTAAAAAATAATATCTTTGGTGTAGATTTAAATGAAGAATCTGTTGAAATAACTAAATTATCTTTGTGGTTAAAAACTGCTAATAAGCAAAAACCTTTAACTAATCTTGATGATAATATCAAGTGTGGCAATTCAATTATTGATGATCCGGAAGTTGCTGGTGATAAAGCTTTTAAATGGGAAGAGGAATTTGAAGCTATTATGGCAGCTGGTGGATTTGATGTTGTTGTTGGTAATCCACCTTATGTTTTTGCAAGAAATCAGTCTTTTACTGATGAACAAAAAAGATATTATTATGACAACTATCAATTAAATACATATCAATTAAATACTTTTGTGATTTTTATGGAAAAGGGCTTTAATTTATTAAATGAGTTAGGATGGTTTGGTTATATCATTCCAAACAATTGGTTAACTATTAATAGTTTTAAAAAACTTAGAAAATATGTTTTGAGAAAAATGAAAAACATACAGATAATCAATACTCATGATGAAGTTTTTAGTGATGCTAATGTAGATAGTTGTATTAGTATATTTTCTAAATCAGGAGCAAAAAAAATTGAAGTAGGAAAGTATAACTCAGAATTTCCTACACTAATTAAGGAAAACTCTGAATTCTTTTTAACTAATGAAGATTATATTATAAATATTTCTATGGTTGAAAAGAAAAATATAAAAATGATTTTAAATAAGATAAATAAATACTCTATAAAATTATCTAAGTTTGCCACAGTTTCCACGGGGCTTAAAGCATATCAGGTAGGAAAAGGAACCCCAAAACAAACTGAAAATATTAAGAATAATAGAATTTTTCATTCTAATAATAAAGAAACAGAAAAACATTATCCTTATTTAGAAGGAAGAGACGTAAAAAGATATTTTGTAGATTGGTCTGGAGAATATTTAAAATATGGTGATTTCTTAGCTGAACCAAGGTATTCAATAGATTTTACTAAAGAAAGAATTTTAGTTAGACAAATCCCTTCAAAACCACCTTATTGTATAAACTCAGTTTATATAAAGGATTGTTATCTAAATGATATTAATAGTATGGTCATTTATGATTTTAAAGATGAAATTAATCCTCTTTATTTATTAGGAATTTTAAATTCAAGATTGATATCATTTTGGTTTTTGAATTGTATAATTAAATGCACGCGGTGA
- a CDS encoding endonuclease/exonuclease/phosphatase family protein yields MNYLFWNTNRNKINNYLKSLIIELNCDIVVLAEYKDDINTLLTKLTNENFGLYHVPKIGCQRIDILTKYTPGLIEHFAETSYYTIKKIPHDKLGFHNIGAVHFPSKLHMTKLDYLIEMINFKKDLEKAENNLSNNNTIVVGDFNMNPFEEPLIAATGMHSLSSKRIAKTYERTVKGRKHSMFYNPMWNFFGDSDNLPGTYFYNNSKEINYFWNIFDQVIIRPNLIENFDEENIMIVNKIGNINLLGLSNRPDQNISDHLPLFFSIN; encoded by the coding sequence GAATACTAATCGTAATAAAATTAATAATTATTTAAAAAGCTTAATTATAGAATTGAACTGCGACATAGTAGTTTTAGCTGAGTATAAAGATGATATTAATACTTTATTAACAAAATTAACGAATGAAAATTTTGGTTTGTATCATGTGCCTAAAATTGGGTGTCAAAGAATAGATATATTAACTAAATATACACCAGGGTTAATTGAACATTTTGCAGAAACTAGTTATTACACTATAAAGAAAATTCCACATGACAAATTAGGATTTCATAATATTGGTGCTGTCCATTTCCCAAGCAAGTTGCATATGACCAAATTAGATTATCTTATAGAAATGATTAATTTCAAAAAGGATTTAGAAAAAGCTGAAAATAATCTATCAAATAATAACACAATAGTAGTTGGAGATTTTAATATGAATCCATTTGAAGAACCTCTTATTGCTGCAACCGGAATGCATTCCTTATCCTCAAAAAGAATTGCAAAGACCTATGAAAGAACAGTTAAAGGTAGAAAGCATAGTATGTTTTATAATCCGATGTGGAATTTTTTTGGTGATAGCGATAATCTACCTGGAACTTATTTTTATAACAACTCTAAAGAAATAAATTATTTTTGGAATATTTTTGATCAAGTTATAATAAGACCGAATTTAATTGAAAACTTTGATGAAGAAAATATTATGATTGTTAACAAAATAGGCAATATTAATTTATTAGGGCTGTCTAATAGACCGGATCAAAATATCAGTGACCATTTGCCTTTGTTTTTTAGTATTAATTAA